The genomic region TTTGCCCTCGCACAATAGGTTCCAGGCCGCGGCCTCCCATACGGGAGAGAGATACTGAGGGGTCGGATGCCAGCCGGTTTACGGGTTCACTAGCCAACACAACACTGGCGTTGTCGCTAACCTGCCCCTCAGTTACCCGAATGATCAGGTTTTCGTTGGCAGCTTGTGCAGACACCAGCGCCGGGAAACCTGCAAAACCAATCATGGCGATCTGGGCAAATCTGATAAACTTGCGTTCCTTCATACTGCTACGTCCCCGTGGGCGGGATTGTCTGCATCAAAATATTAAATGCATGATAAACGAGCTTGTTTCCGCGCGCGTGAGACACAATGCCGCATCTCTCTGGGGGTATCTGCTCCAGCCTAACAGGGGGCTCTCTTGCCAAACGGGCCGCGATATGGTCAAATCACCGCCCCCTTTTTCCGATACAGTCTTTTCATTTTCCTGCAATAAGCAAGAACCGAAACAAGGAACATTCTATGACCGCCCGACTTGATGAGAAACTGGAACTGATTTACGAAGACGTTCTGCACCGCAATCCGGGTGAAAACGAGTTCCACCAAGCAGTACACGAAGTTTTGGAAACACTGGGACCCGTTCTGGTGAAGTACCCAGAATTTGCCGAAAAGAAGATCATTCAACGCATCTGTGAACCCGAGCGCCAAATTATTTTCCGGGTGCCTTGGCAGGATGATAGCGGCGAGATCCATATCAACCGCGCCTTCCGCGTGGAATTCAACAGCGCATTGGGGCCCTATAAAGGCGGCATGCGCTTCCACCCATCGGTATACCTGGGCATTATCAAATTCCTAGGGTTCGAGCAGATTTTCAAGAACGCCCTGACCGGCCTGCCCATCGGCGGCGGCAAAGGCGGCAGCGATTTTGATCCTAAAGGTCGTTCAGACGACGAAGTCATGCGTTTTTGCCAGAGCCTGATGACCGAACTGTATCGCCACATTGGTGAATATACAGACGTACCGGCCGGTGACATTGGCGTAGGCGGCCGCGAAATCGGCTATCTGTTTGGCCAGTACAAGCGCATCACCAACCGCTACGAATCCGCCGTGCTCACTGGTAAGGGCTTAGATTGGGGCGGCAGCCGTGCCCGTACCGAAGCAACCGGTTACGGCACCGTGTTCTTTACCAATGAAATGCTGAAAGCTCGTGGCGATTCGATAGAAGGCAAGAAAATTGTCGTCTCCGGCTCCGGCAACGTGGCCATCTACGCCATTGCCAAGGCCCATGAGTTGGGCGCCAAGGTTATTGCTTGCTCTGACTCCAGCGGGTTCATCGTGGACGAGAAAGGCATTGATCTGGCAGCGGTCAAACGCATCAAGGAAGTTGAGCGTCGCCGTATCAGCGCTTATACAGAGTTCCACAAAGACGCAAAATACGTCGAAGGTGGCAATATCTGGTCTATTCCCTGCGATATTGCACTGCCGTGTGCTACCCAAAACGAACTGAACGGCAACGACGCCAAGACCCTGGTTGAAAACGGCTGTATCTCAGTTGCTGAAGGCGCCAATATGCCGACCACCCCGGAAGGTATCGCCATCTTCCAGGAAGCCAAGGTGATGTATGGCCCAGGCAAAGCTGCCAATGCGGGCGGCGTGGCAACCTCTGCTTTAGAAATGCAACAGAATGCCAGCCGTGATTCATGGACCTTCAACTACACTCAGAAGCGCCTTGAGGACATCATGATCGAGATCCACAAGAGCTGTTACGAGACAGCGGCTGAGTTCGGCGCTGAAGGCAACTATGTGCTGGGCGCCAACGTTACAGGCTTCATCAAAGTAGCTCGCGCCATGGCATCCATGGGCGTTATCTGATCAAGGAGCAATAGCCCATGACCGGGAACGGCGGAAACTCACAAGATCATAACCGAGTTTCTACCGGCCTCCCCAGTCTTGACGATATGCTCGATGGTTTGAGAATTGGTGACAACGTCGTTTGGCGAGTCAGCGACCTAGACGATTACCGCCGATTCGTTACGCCGTTCATTGAGTCTGCGGCGTCCGCCGGGCGCCGTATTATCTACCTGCGTTTTGGCCAGCACCCCCCGCTGGTGTCCGCGAAAGCCAACATTCACATCGAAAACGTAGACGCCCTGGGTGGCTTTGAAGCCTTCACCGGAAGAGTCTGGCGCCTGATTGAAGAGCATGGCCGCGGTGCTTTCTACGTGTGCGATTGTCTGAGTGATCTGCTTAATGCCTGGGCCACTGATGTCATGGTGGGAAACTTTTTCCAGGTGGTCTGTCCATTTCTCTTTGAACTTGAAACTGTCGCCTGGTTTGCTCTCTATCCCGATCGGCACTCTCGCACCACACTGGACCGTATCCGGCAAACAACACAGGTGATGGTCGATGTTCACCGCCTGGGGCACGACGTTCAGATCCAGCCCATCAAAGCCTGGTGCCGACAGTCGCCTACCATGTTTTTGCCACACCGGGAGCTCAACGGGCGCTTTGTGCCGGTTACTGACAGCAGTGACGCAACCCGGCTTCAGGCCGGGCTGGAATTAGCCCAACTTAACCGTCAACCGCTGCTGGATTACTGGGATCGGCTGTTCCTGCAGGTTTCGAGCGCTATTGAGACTGGCGATAAAGAGCAGTCAGCAGACATTCTAGATCGCGTATTGAATGTTCTGATCAGCCGGGATCCACGTATGCTGGATCTCGCAAAGCGTTACCTTAGCCTTGAGAGCCTGCTCGCGATACGCGCCAGAATGATCGGCAGCGGCTATATCGGCGGCAAAGCGACAGGCATGCTGATAGCTCGCAGCATTCTGCTCGCCAATCAGCCCGATATCTGGCAGAAAAACCTGGAACCACACGATTCCAGTTATCTGGGCTCAGATGCCTATTACGCATTCCTTGTTCACAATGGACTGTGGCCGGCAATCATGCGACAGCGTTCTGCCGACGGTTACTTCAGCGAGGCCACGAATCTTCGCCAAGGCTTGCTGGCGGGCAGATTCCCTCCGGAAATCCGCGCCGAACTGGAACGGTTGCTGGATCACTATGGCCAGTACCCAATTCTGGTACGATCGAGCAGTCTTCAGGAAGACGGTTTCGGCAATGCATTTGCCGGCAAGTACGACAGCGTTTTCCTGGTAAATCAGGGCGCACCAGAGCACCGACTTACCGCGCTGGAGGATGCGATCCAGCAGGTTTACGCCTCTACCATGAGTGATGACGCGCTGGTTTACCGAAAGCAACGTGGGCTGGATCAACGAGAAGAGCCGATGGCCCTGCTGATTCAGCGGGTCAATGGCCGCTTCCACGGGCGTTATTATCTGCCGGATGCCGCCGGCGTCGGCGTTTCCCGCAATACCTTTGCTTGGGATACCAACATGAACCCGGCCGCCGGCATGGTTCGCTTGGTTATGGGGCTCGGTACCCGAGCCGTTGACCGGATTGAAGATGACCATGCATGCGTTATGGCACTGGACTACCCCAGCCGCCAGCCCTTCCGCAATCAGGATGAAAGCTACCGTTTTTCCCAGCATCTTCTGGATGTACTGGATCTGTGGGAAGGGCAACTTGCTACTCGCCCTTTGAGCCAACTCACACTAGAGGTTTCGGATCTGCCGCTGGAACACCTTGGCGAAGTAGACCAACCCGCCAGCCGGCGGGCGGAGGAACTGGATCTGCCTGCGCCGGTATGGCGGCTGACGTTTAAGCCACTGGTACGCAATGGCCAGTTTGTTGCCCGCCTTTCCAGCCTGCTGAAAACGCTAGAAGCCGGCTATCAGCACCCAGTGGATGTGGAATTTACCCTGCACCTCGACGATATCGGTGAGCCGACTTTTAACCTTGTGCAGTGCCGGCCACTGGCAACCATCGGTGAAACCACGGCGGCAGAAATACCCGCCGAAATACCCGACCACAAGCTTCTATTCCGGACACGTGGGCACTTCATGGGAGGCAATATAAACCTCTGCGTCCAGCGTGTTATCCGTGTGGATGCAGCGGTCTACAGCCGGTTGACCGTCAGCCAGAGGTACGAAGTTGCCCGCCTTATCGGCGAGCAGGTACGAACGGGCGACGATAAAACCATGCTCATTGGGCCAGGGCGCTGGGGCACCAGCAGTCCGGAACTGGGTGTGCCGGTGCGGTTTGCCGATATCGCCCGGGTTTCCGTGCTGGTTGAAGTGGCGGAAATGGACGGCGATATGGTGCCAGATTTATCCTACGGCTCACATTTTTTCCAGGATTTAGTCGAAACCGGAATCGCCTATGTCGCCCTTTTCCCCAATGGCCGGAACTGCACTTACCAGCTCGAACGGCTACCCGGCATAAACACTCACGTTCGGGATGCCTCTCCTGAGCGGGCGATACAGATCTTTGATCTGCGCGCAGATCCGCTGCAACTGACTGCAGACGTTGTCAGCCAGAATCTGGCCTGCTATTTCCCGGATTGATATCCCGCAATTATTTAAAAAAAGCGACTAAAAACACGCACCTGCTCCAACACTGCGTGCTCCGCCCTGCTAGAATCCGGGCCATGGAATGGCTCACTCACTCTCAAACCGGTTTTCAACAGGCTGCTCGCTATTTGCTGAGCATGCGCCTCGCTGTTGTTGGCCTCCAGCTTGTTGCCATTGCGGTGGCGGAAACTGTTGTCACCCTCGCTCACCGGGCTGAAGCACTCGTGCTTTGCTTGCTCTATGGTGTTCTTGCAACACTGGGCTGGCTCTGGTTTACCCGCAGACCACCGCGTTCTACTATTAGCGTAAGCGCTGGCCTCGCTCTTGATCTGGCCTTGATCGGCGGCTGGCTGTTTCTGACCGGCGGCTACACCAACCCCCTAGTTTCCTTATTGCTACTGCCCATAGCCGTAGCGATTATTCTGGTTCCCCTGAGCCAAAGCATTGCACTAACCCTATCCGGAATTGCCGTTTATACAGCGCTGGTTATTTGGCACACGCCCATCACCCATGATCAACACGATGCCAACCTGGCTCAGCTGCATTTGGCCGGCATGTGGGTTACGTTCGCCATGACGGCCGCGATTCTTCTGCTAGTTGTGGGTGCGCTGGCACGAAGAATACACCAGCAACAGACGCAGCTATCCACCATTCGGGAAACCCGGCTTCGCGATGAGCAAATTATTGCCTTGGGCCTCTCCGCAGCCTCCGTAGCCCATCGCTTGGGCACGCCTCTGAACACCATGACATTGCTCGTTGATGAGATTCGTTCAGCCTTCCCAGACCCAGATCTAGCTGAAGACCTAGGTCTGATGGAGAAACAACTTGCCCTTTGTGGCCAGCACCTGCAGCACCTTTCCAGCGCGGCAATACAGGCAAAAACCGCGCAACTGGAAAACCTCCCCGTTCGGGATTGGGTGGCACGGTTAAGAGAGTCGGCAACACTTCTGTGGCCGGCGGCACCCATTGAGTGGACAGCAGCGGTTCCAGATTGCTGGGTTGCGGTAGATGCCACCGTGGACCAGGCCATTTTGAACCTTCTTGCCAACGCGCTAACTGCAAGCCCTTCATGGGTAGCCGTTAGTTTGCGGTGCGCAGAACCTAGCCGAATCGAAATGGTCGTAGAAGACCATGGTGATGGCCTAGACGATGCCTTCCAAGACGCCCCTGGAGACCAGATTGTGGGTTCGGAGAATGGCTTGGGCGTCGGTCTGTTCCTTTCCAATGCAACCATCCAGCGCTTGGGCGGCGCCCTGAAAGCGCGCGTTGATCAGCATGGCACAACCATGATCATCGATTTGCCGGAAGCCGGGGCGAATAAAACAGAGATTGGAGGTATGAAGTGACCACTAACGAACGCTGGTTGCTTATTGACGATGACGCCGCCTTTGTAGAAGTGCTTCAACGTGCTTTGGGTCGTCAGGGAATTGAAGCCGCAGGCGCCCATTGTCATGCAGAGGCGCTCAGTGCCTTGAGCGAAAATGCGTTCCAAAAATGTGTTCTGGATCTGAACCTTGCAGGCGAAAGCGGCCTGCAGCTTCTGCCCGAACTCCTTGTTCGGCAGCCTGCTCTGGAAATTCTGGTGCTCACTGGCTACGGCAGTATTGCGACGGCAGTTGAAGCCATGCGCCGCGGTGCCGCCAATTATTTGTGCAAGCCGGTGACCGTTCATCAGCTCATCAGCGGCTTTAAAGCAATGGCAACAACCCCAGAACTACGCCCGGAGCCGCCATCGGTGGAAGAAATGGAGTGGGAGCACATTCAGCGGGTGCTTAATGAGCATGAAGGCAACGTGTCCGCCACGGCCAGAGCTTTGCAGATGCACCGGCGAACCTTGCAGCGTAAGCTGCAAAAGCATTCCCGCTGGCGCAATTAAGACAGCGAAACCCTATCTCACACGAGTGCCTTAAAGGGGGTTCGGCTATCGGTGAGCGCCTGCCAGGCCTCATAGGTGCTGAGAAACACCTCACCACCCAGATGCGACAGAAGCTCTGTACTCTTAAGACGATCCATAACCGGCCCTTTTACCTCAGAGAGGTGCAACCGCACGCCGGCATCCTTCAGGCGTTCGTTTATAGCCTCCAGGCTTTCCAGTGCCGAAGCATCCACCAGGTTCACCGCCGGGCACACCAGTACCAAATCTTTCAGTTCCGGCTCGCCAATAGCCAGATCCATCACCGTCTCTTCCAGAAAGCGCGCGTTGGCAAAATACAGGCTTTCATCCACCCGCAAAAAAGTGACCTTCGGGCACAGTTCCACGTCGTGCCTAAGCACATTGCGGAAGTGTTCCGTGCCCGGCACCCGGCCAACAACCGCGCAATGAGGCCGGCTGGTACGATAAAGGAACAGCCCTATGGAGAGCGCCACACCCGCAATGATGCCCGCCTCCACACTGTGTACAAGGGTGAGCACAATGGTTGCCAACATGGCGCCAAAATCCGTTCGGGAGTACCGCCACGTGCGGCCCAGCGCCGGGAAATCGATCAGCGTGGCCACGGCAACAATAATGGTCGCTGCGAGCGTCGCCTGGGGTAAGTAGGCGATGGCAGGCGTTAAAAATAATGTGGCAAGGGCAATTCCAACAGCCGTGTATGCGCCGGCTGCCGGGGTTTCCGCGCCGGCGTCAAAGTTAACCACCGAACGGGAAAAGCCGCCTGTTACAGGCATCCCACCGGAAAAACCTGCGCCAAGGTTGGCAGTGCCCAGGCCGATGAGTTCCTGGTCTGGGTCAATCCGCTGGCGCCGTTTCGCTGCAAGGGTTTGCCCTACGGAAACCGACTCCACAAAACCCACAATACTAATCAGCAATGCACTAACCGCAAGTTGCTGCCAGAGCCCCTTATCCATCGAGGGCATTGTCAGCCCGGGAAGCCCCGATGGCACAATACCCACCAAGCGCACGCCTTGGGTGTCCAGCCGGAGTTGCCAAGCGACCAAAGTGGTTACCAGCACCGCGAGAATCGGTGCGGTTTTGGTGAGGATGTCCGCCGAGCGGGCGCCCACGCCTGCACGAATCAGAAGGGGCTTCAGCTGCTTTCGGGCGAACATTAGAAACAGCAGTGCACCGGTACCGATCAACAGGGTCGGGATATTGGTATCACCCATCGACTGAATCAGTGACTCACCAATCGTCAGAAGGTTCTGGCCAGACGCCTGTACTCCAAAGATATGCTTGAGCTGGCTGGCCGCAATCACAATCCCAGAAGCCGTGATAAAACCCGAGATAACCGGATGGCTGAGGAAATTGGCAAGAAAACCCAGCCGCAAAACACCCATCAGCGTGAGCATGATCCCCGACATAACCGCCAGCAGAACCGCGCCGGCAACGTATTCAGTGCTTCCAGCCTGCGCCAGCGGCGCCAGTGCAGCAGCGGTCATCAGGGAAGCCACCGCCACCGGCCCAACCGAAAGCGTACGGCTTGTACCGAAGATCGCGTAGATCACCAGCGGCAGAATACTGGCGTACAGGCCGACTTGCGCAGGCAAACCGGCCAGCAGCGCGTAAGCCAGGGACTGGGGAATCAGCATCACGGTTACGATAACCGCAGCCACCAAATCGCTGGTGGCCTGGCTTCGGCCATATTTTGGCGCCCACTGAAGAATGGGCAAATAGCGTTTGAAGTTCATCTGGCGCTCAGAACAGGTTAACCGGTATCTTCAGGTAAACCTGGCCGTTGTCTTCAGCCGGTGGCATGTCTCCCGCCCGCATGTTGACCTGCACTGACGGCAAAATCAGCCGGGGCATGTCGAGGGTCGCGTCGCGCTCCGTGCGCATCTGCACAAACTCGTCTTCGCTGATGCCGTCGTGCACGTGAACATTGGCCTCACGCTGCTCCGCCACGGTTGTCTGGTGAGCATACTCATCCCGACCTGGCGCTTTGTAGTCGTGGCACAGGAAAATACGGGTTTCGGAGGGCAGCGACAGCACTTTACGGATCGACTGGTACAACACCCGGGCATCGCCACCTGGGAAATCGCAGCGGGCGGTCCCGAAATCCGGCATAAACAGGGTATCGCCTACAAATGCGGCGTCGCCGATAACATAGGTCAGGCACGCAGGAGTGTGACCGGGGGTATGCATTACGCGGCCTTCAAGACCACCAATGGCAAAGGTATCGCCATCCCCGAAAAGGCGATCAAACTGGCTGCCATCACGGGCGAATTCTGTACCTTCATTGAACGCCTTGCCAAAAATCTCCTGAACATCCCGGATGTGGGCACCAATAGCGGTTTTACCACCGAGTTTCTCGTGGAGATAAGGCGCGGCTGAAAGGTGATCCGCATGTACATGCGTCTCCAGAATCCATTCAACCTTCAGGTCATGTGACCGGACGTATTCAACAATCTCGTCCGCAGAGCGCACATCGGTGGTTCCTGCCGCATAGTCAAAATCTAGCACCGAATCGAGAATGGCACAGGCCTGGCTGGCAGGGTCACGAACCACATAGCTGAACGTATTGGTGGGCTCATCAAAAAAATGCTGAACGATCGGGTTGCTCACGATATTCACCTCCGTTGGAGTGGCGCCTTAGATATTTATTCTAAGGATATACCAAAACGGAATATAAGGTGAAATTCTCTTTTCTTATATGCGCGATACCCCTGATGCATCCACAAGGCAG from Marinobacter sp. LV10R510-11A harbors:
- the gdhA gene encoding NADP-specific glutamate dehydrogenase, with translation MTARLDEKLELIYEDVLHRNPGENEFHQAVHEVLETLGPVLVKYPEFAEKKIIQRICEPERQIIFRVPWQDDSGEIHINRAFRVEFNSALGPYKGGMRFHPSVYLGIIKFLGFEQIFKNALTGLPIGGGKGGSDFDPKGRSDDEVMRFCQSLMTELYRHIGEYTDVPAGDIGVGGREIGYLFGQYKRITNRYESAVLTGKGLDWGGSRARTEATGYGTVFFTNEMLKARGDSIEGKKIVVSGSGNVAIYAIAKAHELGAKVIACSDSSGFIVDEKGIDLAAVKRIKEVERRRISAYTEFHKDAKYVEGGNIWSIPCDIALPCATQNELNGNDAKTLVENGCISVAEGANMPTTPEGIAIFQEAKVMYGPGKAANAGGVATSALEMQQNASRDSWTFNYTQKRLEDIMIEIHKSCYETAAEFGAEGNYVLGANVTGFIKVARAMASMGVI
- a CDS encoding PEP/pyruvate-binding domain-containing protein — translated: MTGNGGNSQDHNRVSTGLPSLDDMLDGLRIGDNVVWRVSDLDDYRRFVTPFIESAASAGRRIIYLRFGQHPPLVSAKANIHIENVDALGGFEAFTGRVWRLIEEHGRGAFYVCDCLSDLLNAWATDVMVGNFFQVVCPFLFELETVAWFALYPDRHSRTTLDRIRQTTQVMVDVHRLGHDVQIQPIKAWCRQSPTMFLPHRELNGRFVPVTDSSDATRLQAGLELAQLNRQPLLDYWDRLFLQVSSAIETGDKEQSADILDRVLNVLISRDPRMLDLAKRYLSLESLLAIRARMIGSGYIGGKATGMLIARSILLANQPDIWQKNLEPHDSSYLGSDAYYAFLVHNGLWPAIMRQRSADGYFSEATNLRQGLLAGRFPPEIRAELERLLDHYGQYPILVRSSSLQEDGFGNAFAGKYDSVFLVNQGAPEHRLTALEDAIQQVYASTMSDDALVYRKQRGLDQREEPMALLIQRVNGRFHGRYYLPDAAGVGVSRNTFAWDTNMNPAAGMVRLVMGLGTRAVDRIEDDHACVMALDYPSRQPFRNQDESYRFSQHLLDVLDLWEGQLATRPLSQLTLEVSDLPLEHLGEVDQPASRRAEELDLPAPVWRLTFKPLVRNGQFVARLSSLLKTLEAGYQHPVDVEFTLHLDDIGEPTFNLVQCRPLATIGETTAAEIPAEIPDHKLLFRTRGHFMGGNINLCVQRVIRVDAAVYSRLTVSQRYEVARLIGEQVRTGDDKTMLIGPGRWGTSSPELGVPVRFADIARVSVLVEVAEMDGDMVPDLSYGSHFFQDLVETGIAYVALFPNGRNCTYQLERLPGINTHVRDASPERAIQIFDLRADPLQLTADVVSQNLACYFPD
- a CDS encoding sensor histidine kinase → MEWLTHSQTGFQQAARYLLSMRLAVVGLQLVAIAVAETVVTLAHRAEALVLCLLYGVLATLGWLWFTRRPPRSTISVSAGLALDLALIGGWLFLTGGYTNPLVSLLLLPIAVAIILVPLSQSIALTLSGIAVYTALVIWHTPITHDQHDANLAQLHLAGMWVTFAMTAAILLLVVGALARRIHQQQTQLSTIRETRLRDEQIIALGLSAASVAHRLGTPLNTMTLLVDEIRSAFPDPDLAEDLGLMEKQLALCGQHLQHLSSAAIQAKTAQLENLPVRDWVARLRESATLLWPAAPIEWTAAVPDCWVAVDATVDQAILNLLANALTASPSWVAVSLRCAEPSRIEMVVEDHGDGLDDAFQDAPGDQIVGSENGLGVGLFLSNATIQRLGGALKARVDQHGTTMIIDLPEAGANKTEIGGMK
- a CDS encoding response regulator transcription factor, which gives rise to MTTNERWLLIDDDAAFVEVLQRALGRQGIEAAGAHCHAEALSALSENAFQKCVLDLNLAGESGLQLLPELLVRQPALEILVLTGYGSIATAVEAMRRGAANYLCKPVTVHQLISGFKAMATTPELRPEPPSVEEMEWEHIQRVLNEHEGNVSATARALQMHRRTLQRKLQKHSRWRN
- a CDS encoding SulP family inorganic anion transporter, encoding MNFKRYLPILQWAPKYGRSQATSDLVAAVIVTVMLIPQSLAYALLAGLPAQVGLYASILPLVIYAIFGTSRTLSVGPVAVASLMTAAALAPLAQAGSTEYVAGAVLLAVMSGIMLTLMGVLRLGFLANFLSHPVISGFITASGIVIAASQLKHIFGVQASGQNLLTIGESLIQSMGDTNIPTLLIGTGALLFLMFARKQLKPLLIRAGVGARSADILTKTAPILAVLVTTLVAWQLRLDTQGVRLVGIVPSGLPGLTMPSMDKGLWQQLAVSALLISIVGFVESVSVGQTLAAKRRQRIDPDQELIGLGTANLGAGFSGGMPVTGGFSRSVVNFDAGAETPAAGAYTAVGIALATLFLTPAIAYLPQATLAATIIVAVATLIDFPALGRTWRYSRTDFGAMLATIVLTLVHSVEAGIIAGVALSIGLFLYRTSRPHCAVVGRVPGTEHFRNVLRHDVELCPKVTFLRVDESLYFANARFLEETVMDLAIGEPELKDLVLVCPAVNLVDASALESLEAINERLKDAGVRLHLSEVKGPVMDRLKSTELLSHLGGEVFLSTYEAWQALTDSRTPFKALV
- a CDS encoding MBL fold metallo-hydrolase — translated: MSNPIVQHFFDEPTNTFSYVVRDPASQACAILDSVLDFDYAAGTTDVRSADEIVEYVRSHDLKVEWILETHVHADHLSAAPYLHEKLGGKTAIGAHIRDVQEIFGKAFNEGTEFARDGSQFDRLFGDGDTFAIGGLEGRVMHTPGHTPACLTYVIGDAAFVGDTLFMPDFGTARCDFPGGDARVLYQSIRKVLSLPSETRIFLCHDYKAPGRDEYAHQTTVAEQREANVHVHDGISEDEFVQMRTERDATLDMPRLILPSVQVNMRAGDMPPAEDNGQVYLKIPVNLF